One genomic region from bacterium encodes:
- a CDS encoding type II toxin-antitoxin system HicB family antitoxin has translation MREVIIYPGEDGYWVVECPSLPGCISQGRTREEAIINIKEAVKGYIAAFEEDGLLVPEERFETMVVAV, from the coding sequence ATGAGAGAAGTGATTATTTATCCTGGTGAAGATGGTTATTGGGTAGTTGAATGTCCGAGTTTACCTGGTTGTATCAGTCAAGGAAGAACAAGAGAAGAAGCCATAATCAATATTAAAGAAGCAGTTAAGGGATATATTGCCGCCTTTGAAGAAGACGGATTGCTTGTTCCTGAGGAACGGTTTGAAACAATGGTGGTGGCAGTGTGA
- a CDS encoding type II toxin-antitoxin system HicA family toxin produces MSKLPRISGRECVKALGKIGFYMKRQEGSHMILRRDNPFAQIVVPDHKELDRGTLRAIIRQTAFSLPEFVDLL; encoded by the coding sequence GTGAGCAAGTTACCGAGGATTTCTGGACGCGAGTGTGTCAAAGCACTTGGCAAAATTGGATTTTACATGAAACGGCAGGAAGGAAGCCATATGATTTTGCGTCGGGATAATCCTTTCGCTCAGATAGTCGTTCCTGACCACAAAGAATTAGATCGAGGAACATTACGAGCAATTATCAGACAAACCGCTTTTAGTCTACCTGAGTTTGTAGACTTACTGTAA
- a CDS encoding NADH-quinone oxidoreductase subunit M — MNIPILSLIIFIPLIGGILVLFFPKDMDKQIKITATTIAAIPVILTGWVWWLFDQRTAGVQFMEKVDWIPSFGISYLVGLDGLGLPMVIITSLLSLLSLTISWNVNVRVKEYFALFLILEAGMLGVFMALDLFVFYIFWELVLVPMYFIIGIWGGPRKEYAAIKFILYTLIGSLFMLLGFLGIYFSVQPHTFNILELSQKPQIFQSTFVANIVFLALYVGFAVKIPVWPFHTWLPDAHVEAPTAGSVILAGVLLKMGAYGFLRVSLPILPECAKYFAYFLAILGLINIIYGAFVAMAQTDLKKMIAYSSISHMGYVLLGMASLTPTGLNGALMQCFTHGIVTGSLFMLVGVIYDRAHLRDINAFGGIARVVPAYASIMGIAVMASLGLPGLAGFIGELLCFLGAFPVFSIITAAAVFGVLITAIYLLWMYRQIFFGDLNEKYAKLVDLDIREWISLTPLMFLIILVGLYPKVILDVMNATILQLAGKF, encoded by the coding sequence ATGAATATTCCTATTTTATCATTAATTATTTTTATCCCATTAATCGGTGGAATTCTGGTACTATTTTTTCCAAAGGATATGGATAAACAAATTAAGATAACTGCGACGACCATAGCCGCTATCCCGGTTATTTTGACTGGCTGGGTATGGTGGCTGTTTGACCAGAGGACAGCCGGGGTCCAATTCATGGAAAAGGTAGATTGGATTCCGTCATTTGGCATTAGCTATCTTGTCGGTTTAGACGGATTAGGGCTACCTATGGTCATTATCACCAGTCTGCTTTCTCTTTTATCCTTAACTATTTCCTGGAATGTTAATGTCCGTGTAAAGGAATATTTTGCCTTATTTTTAATCTTAGAGGCAGGGATGTTAGGGGTATTTATGGCATTAGACCTGTTTGTGTTTTATATCTTTTGGGAGTTGGTGTTAGTGCCAATGTATTTTATCATTGGTATTTGGGGAGGACCAAGAAAGGAATATGCGGCGATTAAATTCATTCTTTACACCCTCATTGGCAGTCTTTTTATGCTGTTAGGCTTTCTGGGGATATATTTTAGCGTCCAGCCGCATACATTCAATATATTGGAATTATCCCAGAAACCGCAAATCTTCCAATCTACATTTGTCGCCAACATAGTTTTTTTAGCCCTTTATGTGGGGTTTGCGGTAAAGATTCCGGTGTGGCCATTCCATACCTGGTTACCAGATGCTCATGTAGAGGCACCAACCGCAGGCAGTGTAATTTTAGCTGGCGTCTTGTTAAAAATGGGAGCTTATGGTTTTTTGCGGGTTAGTCTGCCTATTTTACCCGAATGTGCCAAATATTTCGCCTATTTCCTGGCAATCCTCGGGTTGATAAATATCATTTATGGAGCCTTTGTGGCTATGGCACAAACAGACCTGAAAAAGATGATTGCCTATTCGAGTATAAGTCATATGGGCTATGTTTTATTAGGGATGGCGTCGCTAACTCCAACCGGACTTAATGGTGCCTTGATGCAATGCTTTACCCATGGAATTGTTACCGGTTCTTTATTTATGTTGGTTGGGGTGATTTACGACCGTGCACATCTGCGAGACATCAATGCCTTTGGCGGCATAGCCAGGGTAGTGCCTGCGTATGCCTCCATTATGGGTATTGCCGTTATGGCTTCATTAGGATTACCAGGTTTAGCCGGATTTATCGGTGAATTATTATGTTTCTTAGGGGCATTCCCGGTATTTTCTATCATTACCGCGGCGGCGGTATTTGGTGTCTTAATCACGGCTATTTATCTTCTCTGGATGTATCGTCAGATATTCTTTGGCGACCTGAATGAAAAATATGCCAAACTGGTAGATTTAGATATTCGTGAATGGATTTCATTGACCCCATTGATGTTTTTAATCATCTTAGTCGGTCTATATCCAAAGGTAATTTTAGATGTAATGAATGCCACGATATTGCAATTAGCGGGGAAGTTTTAA
- a CDS encoding DUF4160 domain-containing protein — MPIISTFLGIIITMYWDDHLPPHFHAKYGEYEITINIFNGVIEGKFPKRALHHVLEWYESHKNELLEDWELCRKKEQPKSIEPLE, encoded by the coding sequence TTGCCAATAATAAGCACATTTTTGGGAATTATAATCACAATGTATTGGGATGACCATTTACCACCTCATTTCCATGCAAAATATGGGGAATATGAAATTACTATTAATATTTTTAACGGTGTTATCGAAGGAAAATTTCCCAAAAGAGCACTTCATCATGTTTTGGAGTGGTATGAATCACATAAGAATGAATTACTTGAAGATTGGGAACTTTGCAGAAAAAAAGAACAACCCAAATCTATAGAACCACTGGAGTAA
- a CDS encoding DUF2442 domain-containing protein, protein MILHVNKAKYLGDYKLEVTFNDGRSGIADLSDALTGPIFENLKDISMFSQLVVDETLETVIWPNGADLAPEFIYFKAFRDDLELQDRFKQWGYIA, encoded by the coding sequence ATGATTTTACATGTTAATAAAGCAAAATATCTTGGAGACTATAAGTTAGAAGTAACATTTAATGATGGCCGTAGTGGGATAGCTGATTTATCTGATGCCTTAACAGGTCCAATTTTTGAAAATTTGAAAGATATATCAATGTTTTCACAACTGGTTGTTGATGAAACATTAGAAACAGTTATATGGCCTAATGGCGCAGATTTAGCCCCTGAATTTATATATTTTAAAGCGTTTAGAGATGACTTAGAACTTCAGGATAGATTTAAACAATGGGGCTATATCGCCTAA
- a CDS encoding NADH-quinone oxidoreductase subunit N: MIDWSKFDWSLLGPEITLFATAISILVIDLFLPKGKDRTILGWLGVIGLIIGFITTLTLKSGEIFGGMFVIDKLAIFSKQLLLAITGLVILSSLAYVKKLPSNQGEYYYLLVLATMGMLFMTSCAEFISIFISLELASLSCIILTGYLKKDPKSCEAGVKYLLFGVLSSAILLYGISFLYGLTGSTFLKDISPDSLSPIVLLSIVLLMAGFGFKIATAPFHMWVPDTYEGAPTPITTYLATASKLAGFVVILRVFLVCFVDIKVDWLPLMAVLSVLSMGLGNLCALPQTNIKRMLAYSSIAHAGYILIGLAVTTELGIGSIILYLLVYSLASLGAFLVVIAFSNQTGTDEISDYAGLWKRAPLLALAMLLSLVSMAGIPPLAGFIGKFYLFAGAIKQGLIWLPVMGVLFSVVSVYYYFTVVKVMYLKPPVDTTPIAISKSLGIGIFIAVISIIVIGIYPAPFLNCAIFAIKSFFVGN; this comes from the coding sequence ATGATAGACTGGAGTAAATTTGATTGGTCTTTATTAGGACCAGAAATAACTTTATTTGCAACGGCTATATCTATACTTGTTATTGACCTGTTTTTGCCAAAAGGTAAGGATAGAACTATCCTGGGTTGGTTAGGAGTAATTGGCTTGATAATTGGTTTTATCACTACCTTAACCTTAAAATCAGGTGAGATTTTTGGTGGAATGTTTGTCATTGATAAGTTAGCCATCTTTTCTAAACAACTATTGCTGGCGATAACTGGGTTAGTGATATTATCTTCATTAGCCTATGTTAAAAAACTTCCATCTAACCAGGGTGAATACTATTACCTATTAGTTTTGGCTACGATGGGGATGTTATTTATGACCTCTTGTGCAGAGTTTATTAGCATCTTTATCTCATTAGAACTTGCCAGTTTATCTTGCATCATCCTCACTGGTTATTTAAAGAAAGACCCCAAATCTTGTGAGGCGGGGGTAAAATATCTTTTATTTGGGGTATTATCTTCGGCTATTCTACTTTATGGCATAAGTTTCCTCTACGGATTAACCGGGTCAACATTCCTTAAAGACATATCCCCGGATAGTCTGAGTCCAATAGTCCTTTTAAGCATAGTTTTATTAATGGCTGGGTTTGGGTTTAAGATTGCCACGGCACCATTCCATATGTGGGTTCCTGATACCTACGAGGGAGCACCTACACCGATTACCACCTATCTTGCCACGGCATCGAAGTTAGCGGGATTTGTAGTCATTCTGCGGGTCTTTTTAGTCTGTTTTGTGGATATAAAGGTGGATTGGTTACCCTTGATGGCGGTTTTATCAGTGCTTTCTATGGGGCTTGGCAATCTATGTGCCTTACCTCAAACAAATATCAAACGAATGCTGGCTTATTCCAGTATCGCCCATGCGGGATATATTCTGATTGGATTAGCGGTTACCACAGAACTGGGGATAGGTTCAATTATACTTTACCTTTTAGTTTATTCATTAGCCTCACTTGGTGCCTTTTTAGTCGTCATTGCCTTTTCTAATCAAACAGGAACAGATGAGATTTCGGATTACGCCGGGCTATGGAAAAGAGCACCTCTTTTAGCCTTAGCGATGTTACTTAGTTTAGTTTCAATGGCTGGTATTCCACCATTAGCCGGCTTTATTGGTAAGTTTTATCTATTTGCCGGGGCAATAAAACAAGGCTTGATTTGGCTCCCGGTAATGGGAGTGCTTTTTAGTGTTGTTTCTGTTTATTACTATTTTACCGTGGTTAAGGTAATGTATCTCAAACCACCTGTAGATACTACCCCAATTGCTATCTCTAAATCATTAGGAATAGGTATTTTCATTGCGGTTATCAGTATCATTGTCATTGGTATCTATCCTGCCCCTTTCCTCAATTGTGCCATTTTTGCCATCAAATCATTCTTTGTGGGTAACTGA
- a CDS encoding sodium-translocating pyrophosphatase: MMSKVKCSLLFCLTMSVQFLLMVPMAFAGEADIKLPDLSGVAFNVLGSCIAGITLLNCGLVICAIGALFGLIQYFQTKNLPAHKAMLSVSNTIWETCKTYLTQQGKFLVALWLLIALCIIYYFSALQGASINNVAIILFCSIVGILGSYSVAWFGIRINTVANSRAAFASLRANPMDIVSICLRSGMSVGLLLVSVELFFMILILAYIPKELAGPCFIGFAIGESLGASALRICGGIFTKIADIGSDLMKIVFHLPEDDPKNPGVIADCTGDNAGDSVGPTADGFETYGVTGVALIAFLALALFTNQEMGGKLIVWIFAMRILMILTSLGSYFANAGISSAFFKKKKEFDFEHPLTNLVWITSTLSILVTFGASYLLLGDLTGEYSMLWWALSIIISCGTIAGALIPEFTKIFTSVKSRHCEEVVNSSRQGGPSLNILSGFVAGNFSAFWEGLTILVLMLIAYFASKNPAIIAVMPPEFVFAAPVFAFGLVAFGFLGMGPVTIAVDSFGPVSDNAQSIYELSMVESIPDVAKEIKNDFGFEPDFEHSKHYLESADGAGNTFKATAKPVLIGTAVVGATTMVFGIIILMERLFGNVIANLSLVQPEIILGLLMGGCVIYWFTGSSTQAVVTGAYRAVVYIKDTINLEQKEASIKDSKEVVKICTIYAQKGMINIFIVIFFMALALSFFNPYFFIGYLIGIAFFGLFQAIFMANAGGCWDNAKKIVEVGLKEKNTPLHEATVVGDTVGDPFKDTSSVSMNPVIKFTTLFGLLATEIAVTMTNQGLKIGLAVVFFMIALTFVYRSFYKMRILGVK; the protein is encoded by the coding sequence ATGATGAGTAAAGTTAAATGTAGTTTATTGTTTTGTCTGACTATGAGTGTTCAGTTTCTTTTGATGGTTCCAATGGCGTTTGCAGGCGAGGCAGACATTAAGTTGCCTGACCTGTCTGGGGTTGCATTCAATGTTTTAGGCAGTTGTATTGCTGGTATAACGCTCCTTAACTGTGGTCTTGTGATTTGTGCCATAGGTGCGCTTTTTGGTCTCATTCAGTATTTCCAGACCAAAAACCTACCTGCTCACAAAGCAATGCTTAGCGTATCCAATACAATCTGGGAAACATGCAAGACCTACCTGACCCAGCAAGGTAAATTCTTAGTTGCTCTCTGGCTACTGATTGCGTTATGTATTATCTATTATTTCTCGGCATTGCAGGGGGCTTCAATAAATAATGTAGCCATTATCCTTTTCTGCTCCATTGTAGGCATTCTGGGTTCTTATAGTGTTGCCTGGTTTGGGATTAGAATTAATACCGTGGCAAATTCAAGGGCGGCTTTTGCCTCACTTCGAGCTAATCCTATGGATATTGTCAGTATCTGTTTGCGCTCGGGTATGAGCGTTGGACTTTTGTTGGTTAGTGTAGAATTGTTTTTTATGATTCTCATTTTGGCATATATTCCAAAAGAATTGGCAGGACCCTGTTTTATCGGATTTGCCATTGGGGAATCCCTTGGTGCCAGTGCCTTGAGGATATGCGGGGGTATCTTCACCAAGATTGCTGATATTGGTTCCGATTTAATGAAAATAGTCTTTCATCTTCCCGAAGATGACCCCAAAAACCCGGGGGTTATTGCCGATTGTACTGGTGACAACGCAGGGGACAGCGTTGGTCCCACAGCAGATGGTTTTGAGACTTATGGTGTAACTGGTGTGGCTTTGATTGCCTTTTTAGCCCTGGCATTGTTCACTAATCAAGAAATGGGCGGCAAATTAATCGTCTGGATTTTTGCCATGCGTATCTTGATGATACTTACCTCACTTGGTTCTTATTTTGCTAATGCAGGTATCAGTTCTGCCTTTTTTAAGAAGAAAAAAGAGTTCGATTTCGAACATCCTTTGACAAACTTAGTCTGGATAACCTCAACGCTCTCCATTCTGGTAACCTTTGGGGCAAGTTACCTTCTACTTGGCGATTTGACTGGTGAATACAGCATGCTCTGGTGGGCATTATCCATCATCATCAGCTGTGGAACCATCGCTGGTGCGTTGATTCCTGAATTTACCAAGATATTCACCAGCGTAAAATCCAGACACTGCGAAGAGGTGGTGAACTCCTCGCGACAGGGAGGACCATCCCTGAATATTCTTTCCGGATTTGTGGCAGGAAATTTCTCGGCATTCTGGGAAGGTCTAACTATCCTGGTGTTGATGTTAATTGCCTATTTTGCATCAAAGAACCCAGCCATTATAGCCGTGATGCCCCCGGAATTTGTCTTTGCCGCTCCTGTATTTGCCTTTGGTCTGGTAGCCTTTGGTTTCTTAGGCATGGGGCCGGTCACCATTGCCGTGGATAGTTTTGGGCCTGTATCGGATAATGCTCAATCAATCTATGAACTTTCAATGGTTGAATCTATCCCTGATGTGGCAAAAGAAATTAAGAATGATTTTGGGTTCGAGCCGGATTTTGAACATTCCAAACACTATCTTGAATCGGCTGATGGGGCAGGAAATACCTTTAAAGCCACAGCTAAACCAGTGCTTATTGGCACAGCTGTTGTTGGTGCAACCACTATGGTTTTTGGTATCATTATTTTGATGGAGCGGCTTTTTGGAAATGTGATTGCCAACCTGAGCCTGGTTCAACCGGAAATCATCCTTGGTCTTCTCATGGGTGGTTGTGTGATTTACTGGTTCACTGGCTCCTCAACCCAGGCTGTAGTAACCGGTGCCTACCGGGCGGTTGTCTATATTAAAGATACTATTAATCTGGAACAAAAAGAGGCTTCAATCAAGGATAGTAAAGAGGTTGTTAAGATATGTACCATTTATGCCCAAAAAGGTATGATTAACATCTTCATCGTCATCTTCTTTATGGCACTGGCACTTTCTTTCTTCAACCCCTACTTCTTTATCGGCTATTTGATTGGTATTGCCTTTTTTGGGCTGTTCCAGGCAATCTTTATGGCTAATGCGGGTGGTTGTTGGGATAATGCCAAAAAGATTGTCGAAGTCGGTCTAAAAGAAAAAAATACACCTCTTCATGAGGCAACCGTTGTCGGTGATACTGTGGGTGACCCGTTTAAAGATACCTCCTCGGTTTCAATGAACCCGGTGATTAAATTCACAACCTTATTTGGCCTCTTAGCCACGGAAATTGCCGTAACAATGACCAATCAAGGATTGAAAATAGGTCTTGCGGTAGTATTCTTTATGATTGCTTTGACCTTCGTTTATCGTTCCTTCTATAAAATGAGAATTTTAGGCGTGAAATAA